In Mugil cephalus isolate CIBA_MC_2020 chromosome 11, CIBA_Mcephalus_1.1, whole genome shotgun sequence, the genomic window AGACCTCCTCCTATTGTTCCAGTACAGCATAAATGACCTCCTTTGCCCTTTAGTTGTATGTAGTTTACTCTATTGGCCCTCGTTTTTAGTGGTTGGTATGTTAATAGGTCTGAGGAACGGAGAATTAAATATGAGGTATTTAAACTGACCATCACTAAGAGCATGTTCAAGCTGatagaaatattaaatacagTCTTAGTGTGGAATAAGATGATCTGTCTGGTTTGAAGTTAGTTCATACAAGTTCTAATATAATATGGGCTtgatgaagaaaatgagatAAAAAGAATAGCTGGGAACCAATGTTCTGCTTTACTGAATTTTCACCGGTGTTGTCGTGGTCAGGTTTTGAACAATCATTTGAATTTTGCCTCGTCAGTGTCGTGTAAGGCCTCCTCAACCTTTAGTGTGATGAGGAAGATTGTGGAACAGGACGGCTTTCGTGGACTGTTTGCAGGTTGGCACTTCCCTCATATTTTATGAATTATAGTCGTACCaaagtaaattatatatataccCCCTCCTCTGATGTGTTGCCTCTCTTGCAGGTTTCCTCCCCAGGCTGATAAAAGTGGCCCCAGCCTGTGCCATCATGATCAGCACCTATGAGTTTGGAAAGGCATTTTTCCGCAAACACAACCAAGAGAGGATACTCAGGCCGCTGCAGACCAGTAACACCTGATAGATTTCTCTCCACAAACGAACAAAACAGACACCACTGCTACTGCTAGACTGTACCTGGAAGGAGAACACTAATGTTGccaaagtaaaaacacaagcagaaatgaaaactaTGAAAACACAGACCACTGTCTGCATTGCAAAATATTTAGGATGATCagaatttttattaaaattattttttattgtatttatatttaattttcccttGCTCCATGTACACTGTCATAGAGTTTATACGCACAActgcaaagaaatgtttttttatctgaatcTAATGGATTATTTAACACCCAGCAGATGgaaattctgttattttttaattgtccaAGTAAACATGTGGCTGTGCCCGAGATTTGAGCTATAcgattagtttattttattcctctttgtgttgtttgtgttgtctgtgtatCCCACCAGTACTAAGATGATCTCTTTTGGACTTGGTCTTCCAATAATGTGTTacatgtaaatatgtgtgtgaagagagagacacaatGCCAGTACATCGTGAGTGTACAGCAACAACAGAGTTGACAAAAGAGGACTGACTCATGTAAACTTGTGTTTACATGAGTCAGTCCAGTTCACCGTGTGCATGGCAATCCAAATGTTCACCTGTTGTTGGCAAGAAGCTCAAATGTCACTCTTCCACTTGTCAGTGTTTTAGCAAGTAGAGTTTATTCAAAATGAAGgataaaaaggcaaataaatcCAACAAAATATCTGCTGTACGTCTGTGCAAATGACCGCTGGAACAAGCTGAAGGCAAATAGTAAAGTTATGAGTTCAGTGTTGAGGTACACGGCTAGTcaccaacaataaaaatattcagcTCTAATACACTCAGTATACCTGCTGCATTTTATTACTGGTTACTAACACAGATGGCTCCGCAGATATGGGCTCAGTAATGACCCACTACAGTGAAGTACTGTAATTAATTAACGATTAAAGGGAATCCTATAATAAAGCTCAAGTTTTAAGTGAACCCAGAAACAAAAGGTGAATATCAGTCATGAGGATCTTACCTGAGAACAAAACCATATGACACTGAACGATGCACAACTCTGACAAAACAACTCTGATgaaaaaatgaggaagaaaaaatatttacaccTTGAAATAAAAGACTGCATTACCCAAAAATGTGATGATACATTCTGACACCATAaataagtgataaaaaaaaaataaacaatctaACATGAAACAGAAGGAACGGATGTTTCTAACTGCGGAGGACAGTTCGTAGTGACACCCAGCCTTGCTTTGTGTTCTCAGACGTCTGATCTGATCTCCAGTCTGTATTTAGAGCATGACTGAATCCTTTAAAACCTTctcagagacagaaactcaaCACTGTCTCCTGAATACTGTGAAGTGACAAAATTCATTCGTCATCGAGCTGTTACGTTTAAAATTCATGTCCGATAAAGGAGAGACGATGGCTCACAGATAAAAACACCAACTAAAGAATTTAAACACACTTTGACTGTTACATTAATAAGACGTTATTCAGTCTGATGGAGCCAGTCACAGAATATGCCACACCAGATTCTCGGCTTGCCTCCGTCTCTCACAGCTCAAcatacagaacagaaaacagaaaatcgGTAACACCTACGTTGAGAAAGTTCCTGGTTGGCCTGGTCCTGCTAGCGACACGTTAAAggcttaattttttattaagCTCTTCGCTGCCTATGAAGGTGTGATGCCGGGGCTGCTGATTTCTGTTGCAGGACTGGCCAAACACTCGCTTGACTTCAGGCTGGCCAGAGACTTGTAGCTGGCTACTGAGGTGAGGGAGCCGCACAGACCTCTTAGTGAAGGGGTTTCCTCTTTACCTGGATGGCAGGGCACATACAGTCAACACCCTCATCGCGAGCGGGATCTTATTTACAGGAGGACGCGTACCTTGGTGCGGCCACTGCGTGCCGGCTGGTTTGGCGTCgagactctgtgtgtgtgacgggTCGAGGGAAGTCTGGGAGAGGCTCATGTCTGCAGACAGCTGCTCCAGACTCTGGAAAGTCTTCCTGCAAGGAGCAAGTAAGAGGGTCAGTAAAGACAGCATAAAGATCGGTCCTGACAAGAATGGAaaattttgagatttttaatAAGACAAAACGAGCACATGTGTCATCTTTGGTTACGTTGCTTGAGATTTTTCTGTCAGCGCCAGCTATTCTCACACATTGTTAAAGATACCAACCAAGACTAAGGCTTAAATCTATGGAACTGTAATGAAAGTAAAGATTTTGCCGTCTGAAACGCTCTCTCCACTTGCCCTCCTCACTGATTGATCTTGCTTTTGTAATCAGTACTTCAACCCACGCCACACCGCTGATTTGCTGCAGCATCGATTTAGTTATTACACTTAGGAGACCCTCCAATTTGAATCAATACTGGGGTGTTAGGGACACTTTTCTTTGGGGAGAAGTTGATGCACCGATCTAAAATGTACCAATTTGTGATTCAAAGTGTGTGAAGACAGTGTAGAGCATTTTCCCTAAATTTAGTGCATACAGACACGAGAGCAAGATCCCACGTCTGGAGTAAAGATACCtgtgaatgataataatatagaaGCTAGAGCAATGAAAGTCATCTAAGTCCTCCTCCTATGTGAAGAACAGTATCATACATTATAGTGGCCTACACTGTGTTTATAGTTTTAATACACATGTTAATTTCTGAATCCTTGATTATCTCCTTAATGTTTTATGAAGAGGCAGCGTGTTGCTACATACTCCTCCCACTGTCCTGTGCTCTTCCTGTACAGCAGCGTATCCAAGGCAACCGCGTTGACGTCCAGGACGTCGGGCGATGGCCACTGATTGGTCAGATGGGCCGTCAGCTCTTGTCTGGAGCGCAAATCATTGTTCTTCAGCACCGTCCTGAAAATACACAGAGTCACAGTGATGACACTAGATTGAAAGATCTTTCACTGGGGAACATGAGCGAAACAAGAAATCTAAGTAATTCATAAACGTAAGATATTTTGGTAGTGAACTAATCCTGACATCCATAGCCTGACTAAACTTTCACACCAGTGTCAGTATTGGCCTCAGAAATCCTTATAATCAGTCTTCTGTCGTCATTAGAGTTAAGACATTTTCAATTAATACCTCCTGTCATCCCACAATCACTGTAACaacctctcactctctctgccGCTCAGCTTTTCACTGCATTTGCATATGAAACCATCCACTGAGTCATCATGCCGCAGCCCCAACTCTCAAGATCACAGCACAAATCGTCTTGACACTTCGTAGCTTACATTGAATTACCGATCAAGCTGCGAAAGGGTTTTCTCACTGATTAAAACattaatggaaacacacaacGCTGTGTCAGCGTTGTGTGCGCCCCGGCTAAAAGCAGCCCCGAGTGCAGCTAATTCAAGAACCTGCGAACAACAAACCACCTGCAACCTCCAGACTACTTGCTGTGTCCTAAATGTCACTTTCACAGTGGGTCCTGCTGCAAACCTCTCCACGTTGCGCATAGCGACCTGACATGCACTCGGTGACTAACACAAAAATAGGCACGCGGCAAAACGGACTCACAGTTGGTCCTGTAGCTCCAGTATGATGTACTCAAGCTGTTCCTTCTCCAGTGTGTGGGAGATGTGCTTGTCTCTCAGGCTCTGCTCAAGAGCCTCGTTATGAGACACGGCCTCCGACAGCTGGGCTTCTCGTAGACGGACCAGCTCTTCCAGGTAACCCtgaggcaaacaaacacacggaggcacacgcacactttggtttctcttgtttatttaatgcAGCGAAGGCACGGCTTTATGaaacctttgttgttttttccactgacagcgcacacacacactttcaccaCGGACCACACGCTTGCAGTCAAACAGAGGTTTCTGATACAACACATCACATCGGgctgaatgtttgtgttgtgacaTTTAGCAAACCGAGCCCCCAATTATCACGCAAAAAGCAAAATGTCACACCGCCATCCTGTGCCTTGGTCGCAAAATGACAGTCAAATTACGCGGGCTACCTTCTGCTCCAGGGCCATGCGATACTTCTGCTCGAAGCGCTTGCACTTGCTGACCAGGTTGCTCTGCTCGGTGAAGATGGAGGCGGCAGTGGCCGCCTTGTCGGGGGTGCTGCTctcgctgccgctgctgcccagagtcctcatctcctcctcgtCGCTGCTGATGCTGTCCGCACTGCACGGGgaaccggggggggggggcgccaCATATTAGCACAGATCCCGTGCAGCATCAGGTGCTAAGCATATGTTGTCTTCAGGCCCCGACCATGTGGTCCAGGTaacacatttgtcttttatatttaaaactatCACGTGACTTCTGAAAAGTTTGCTTTAAATACAAACCTAATGTAGTTCTCTACAAATACAAcacaagatttattttgtgtaaGAAAGGTGGTAGTTTAACtgtttgatcattttggagaatgcagtaaactggactgaattacaCACAAATGTAACACGCGTGTTGgtgcaacacaataaaattTAACGGCACTATAAACTACTGCCTTGTAAAGGaaaatgctgttaaaataaCAGTTCTCTCAGCTATTTTTGAACGAaagctgaataccataacctttaTGAAGCTAAGACTGTTATATTAgactgcattcattttcactggtgtactTGGTGTAAATGAGTAATCTATTACTAACGTCTACTTATAGAAGAGTAGGTACCTCACTTACTTCTGAGTGAACTTCAGATAGGGCGTGTAGTCAATCACCGCAGGACAGCTGCCATCCAGACCCTCGCCTTTCAGGCAGAAactaaagagacaaaaaaaagaccaaaaaaaagggaaaaatgaaaGCATCTCCTGTTACATTATATGTTTATGTAAGATCCAACAAATGACGTGTAATAGTATTCACATGATTTCACCTCGGTTCTGAGGTAAAGACACTAGTCTCTGTTACAACATTAATCATTAGCTTATCAGGACTCAAAGGGACATTGTGCTTTAGTTTCTGTCACCTGAGACCATCTTTTCAATTGGCCTTTTGCAGAGCCAGGCTCTTCATATATCTTGGAACTTAGTTTGAATTTAGTTTGACCCTCCACACACCATACAGACAGGTGTATTCATGCTGCAGGGAACAGAAACTTGTGTTATTAAAGACAAGCGATTTGCTTTCCTGTCATGGTGAagtcaaatgcagaaaaattgcagaaacagaaacatctgcAACCATAGGAAGCAAATCGTATCAATTTGAAGCAAGTTCTGTTCAATGTGAGCAAACTGTGTTTTCACAGGTAACTGCAGCGCCTCCTTGCccatcttggaaaaaaaaaaaaaacacgaataaTGCAAAATCAGGTCATGAGGAACTATTCATCACAAGTCATTTTTGTCTTCGGTGCATCCTTAGATTTGGTGAAAGGGTTTTTTTGCGCTCCAGTAACCACACTGCAGAATTACACGGAGAGAAATCATGGCTGACAGCCAGGGAACAAAAGAGCAGATCACGGCTCGCACCTGAAGTCGATGGTGTTCAGTCCGATGAGCGTGTCCGCCAGCAGCCCAGCCTCCTCTCCCAGTATGATTGCACCGTCCTCATAAAACCTCCTACAATCACCACACAGGATtaccattcattcatctcaCAGCAGGCAGGTGCAGGATGTGCGATATCTGGCTACTTAGTGTCATGTGTTAGCGGGACACCTGCAGACAGGTCTTAAATCAACGCGCAGCACACAGCACTGATGCTCGACAGAGACCCTTTGTATGTGTATCTGCTTTGATAAAACTtatgtatgtattatgtatgtatatatatatatattctgtagTTATGGATACTGAACTGAGACCTGGTGGTTTTGAAGTCCCTCAGTGCAAATGTCATGTACTCCGACAGTCTCTTCTCCATGAGGACGACTCTGATCCATGCCCTGCCCTGCAGACAGATGTACAAGTAGCACTCAGctctaaataaataaccatgcacatacacaaaacacaaagcacagctgGAATAATGATGCCAAGAATCTTGCATGTCTCTAGTAGAAAATATCATATCAGTCCACCAATCTGTGATATGCTGCAGCCATATGGAAGAACCACAAACACATAATTTATATTACACCTCAACGCCTTGATTAAATGGCTGCTGGTGGCACAGCATCTAGAAACTATGGGAAACACATCCTAACAACAATTCAGCGGAATTAGACATCGGCGTGATTTCACTTGAAGCTGTCTCTCTGATTTAAATGCTTCAACATCTTCTTGTAAAACTGGGTTCATAAGCTGAGTGTGTTTGCAGAACAGTGTTAGCTCCTCTTGTTTGCTCTCTTACACATGAGGTGCAGTGACTGAGTCATGCTTTCTGCTCGTGCTTTCTTAACATTTTTTCGACTGTGTTTCCTTTGTTCTTTTCCTAAGAGGATAATGCAAAGTAAAGCCAGAAGCACGAAAGCCCGATTCTTCACCCTGAGCGTGTTGCACTGGAGGTccaaatatttttaaagtcaATGCGGCAGATGATGGGGCTGTATAATTTTAGGCAAAATCAAATGGGAATATTATCGCAATCAAACGCTGTTTGCTTATTTAAGATCCCAGTTATTTGCTACCCCGGCAGTATCGTGAAATTAAATCTGATCCAA contains:
- the rundc3b gene encoding RUN domain-containing protein 3B, with protein sequence MSEVSVNSAPQAGLESTTIPCLFNINKVWVQHLLQHLLRGDGYSWLIPGAAQGAERTRRRHNTTGPVRTHEPGMASLGVGLHLVRKRGAGRSAAVERRNLLTVCRFSVKTLLDRSCFDTIDDSSPEFINFVSILEHILSHRLKGQTTWFGYESPRSFWDYLKAACSKVPHNCIRSIESMENVRSSRAKGRAWIRVVLMEKRLSEYMTFALRDFKTTRRFYEDGAIILGEEAGLLADTLIGLNTIDFSFCLKGEGLDGSCPAVIDYTPYLKFTQNADSISSDEEEMRTLGSSGSESSTPDKAATAASIFTEQSNLVSKCKRFEQKYRMALEQKGYLEELVRLREAQLSEAVSHNEALEQSLRDKHISHTLEKEQLEYIILELQDQLTVLKNNDLRSRQELTAHLTNQWPSPDVLDVNAVALDTLLYRKSTGQWEEKTFQSLEQLSADMSLSQTSLDPSHTQSLDAKPAGTQWPHQGKEETPSLRGLCGSLTSVASYKSLASLKSSECLASPATEISSPGITPS